The Mangrovivirga cuniculi genomic sequence TTTTATCAAACTACAGGAAGTTCAGACGTAAGAGCCAGATTGAAGGGCCGTTTGAATACACTCCGAAGTTTAGTACTAATTTTGTAACTACAACAATTGGTGTAGATCCTTTATTAGGTTTTGGTCTAAAGCTAAAGGGGAATATGTCAGACATTCTGCAGAACCACATTATGAGTGGAGGAGTTTTTCTCTCTTTCAGAGACTTAAAAAGTGGTGGAATCTTCGCAGAATATCAGTATTTGAAACACCTTATAGATTTTAAAGCTGAATACAGGAGAGAAACATTTTTTGTTGATCCTGAAAGTGAATCCGCACAATTAGCTGATGACAGGCATAAATATGTGAAAAATGAGGTGATAATTGGTGCATCCTATCCGTTTAGTGTAAGATCCAGAGTAGAGTTTAATCCCTTCTACCTCAATACACAATTTCATAGCCTCAGTCCTCTATATACGCAGTTTCCTGATCCTGATTTATCGAGGCAGGTCTCGCATTTTGGCGGTTTTAATTTAAGCTATGTATTTGATGATTCAGAAGTATTGGGTCGAAATGCCATTGTGGGAACTCGTGCAAAAGCTGTATTTACCAGTATGAATTCGTTTACAGATAAGGAACAGTCTTTTAATAAAATTACAGTTGATATAAGGCATTATGAAGAAATATTCAGATCGATGACTTTTGCAGTAAGAGGATTCTATGGTCAATATTTCAATAATAAACGAGAAACATTCCTTTTAGGTGGAATGGATAACTGGTTGTTTTTTGATAATGCGGAAAGGCCTAATCAGCAACATCCTTTAAACTTTAATAATTTCGAAGAGAATCAGGATATCTATTTTGTAGATTATATAACCTCATTGAGAGGATTCGATTATAATACCTTTAATGGATCGAAGGTAGCATTATTTAATGCTGAGCTAAGAATTCCTATTGCCAGAGTATTGTATAGAGGTTTTATAGGATCTAATTTCGTAAGAAACTTCTCATTTGTTGGCTTCTATGATATAGGTACAGCCTGGACATCAATTAGCCCGTTTGATGATGAAAGTGAACAAAATGTAGACATAATTACTACTGGACCGAATGGTCCTTTTGTAGCAAGAGTGCAGAACTTTTCAAATAAATGGCTTTATAGTTGGGGTGCAGGAGCAAGAACCGTATTTCTCGGTTATTACATTAAATTTGATGTAGCCTGGCCAACTATTAATTATACGGTCCAGGATCCGAAATTTTATTTTACACTAGGCTACGACTTTTAAATAATTTATAAGGCAGAATACATATTTTAATTCATATTTGCATATGATTAAATCAATGACAGGTTATGGGATGGCCAGACATGAAGATGAACATTGTCTGGTTATGGTTGAAGTGAAATCACTTAACTCAAAATACCTAGACACACAAATTAAATTACCAAAGGAATTTACCTCAAAGGAAATTGAAGTGAAATCACTCATTTCAAAAATTCTTCAGCGTGGTAAAGTTTCAGTTTCTATTGATTTCCAGGTAAAGGATGATAGTTTGGCGAGGATTAAGTATAATAAATTACTTTTTCAACATTACTACAAAGAACTGACAGAACTAAAAAATGCAGTTGGTCACCAGTCTGATGCTGATCTATTCCGCCTGGCAGTCCAATCACCTGATGTAATGGAGGATTTCCTGGATGAGGAAGAAATCGCAGAATTCTGGCCTGTATTAGAAGACACCATTAGTGAGGCTTTGAACAAGACAGACGGTTACAGGCAGAAAGAGGGTGAAACTCTTTCCAGACAAATTCATGAAGAAGTAGAAAATATTGATAAATTTCTTGAGAAGGTAAAAGATAGAGATCCTGAACGTGTAGAGGTAATCAGGGAGCGAATAGAAAAAAATATTAAGGAATATATCGAAAAGGATAAAGTTGATGAGAACAGGTTTGAGCAGGAACTGATCTATTACATTGAGAAATTAGATATAAATGAAGAAAAGGTGCGATTAAAAGCACACCTAGACTATTTTATAGAAGTTCTCGATTATACAAATAGTAGTGGTAAAAAACTTAATTTTATCGGTCAGGAAATTGGCCGGGAGATCAATACAATTGGCAGTAAGGCTAATGACGCTGTGATTCAGAAGTATGTTGTAAACATGAAAGAATCACTCGAACAAATAAAAGAACAGATATTGAATATATTATAAAAAAAGCGAGGTATAAAACCTCGCCTTTTTTTGATCAATAAAACTAAATATTTAGTTAAATAAGGTGAAAAATTATTGCAATTTAAAGAAAACCGGGATGGTCATTCTTTGTCGTACTTCGCGACCACGCTGTTTACCTGGGTTCCATTTAGGAGCATTTTTTATTACTCTTAAAGCCTCTTCATCTAACCCGCCTCCAATAGGTTTTACAACTTTAATATTGGTTAGTTTACCTGTTTTGTCGACAATGAATTGAACGTAAACACGACCTTCGATACCCATTCTTCTTGCCTTTGATGGATATTTTAAATTATTTCTCAAGTATTTCATCCACGCTTCCTGTCCGCCGGGAAAGTGAGCACTTTCTTCTACGATATCATGTACTTCATTATTAATTTTCTCATCCTTCGGCTTTTCAGTTGATACCGGAATATCAATAATGGTTGTTTCATCAATTTCAATCGTAAAGTCATCCAGGTCAGGATCTTCTATTGGTTCATCTGTCTCTACAAATACAACAGGTTTTGGTTCAGGAGGAGGTGGAGGAGGATTTATATCCGTTGGAGGAATAATCAATGGATCCTCAATTTCACCCTTATCAAACACATATTTATTAATATCTTTGTCAGGCTCTGTTTTATACTCAAACGCTACCAAAACAGCTCCCATAGCTATAATAAATCCCAGGCTTAAAAACATTGGAGATTTCTTCTCAAGATTCGCTTTTTCTGATTTTTTCGGTTCCATAAAAACTAAAATTTTAGTTAAACTTTATAAAAAAAAACTATATATTAAAATACACTGGTATTATTATTTGTTGCTTTACAGGGATGCCCTGAAGCTTTCCCGGTTCAAAATCAGGGAAGAGTTTTACTATTCTAATTGCTTCCTGATCTACTATATCCTCAATACCTTTTACTACTTTTATATTAGAAATTTGGCCTGTTTCTGATATTGTGAAACGAACAAAAACCCGTCCTTCAAAGTACTTTCTATTTAATATTGAGAGGTTTATATTTTCTTTGATAAATGTTGCTATATGTTCGATTCCTCCCGGAAAAGTTGCTGATTCTTCTAAGGGACATTTAAAGATGCATGAGTTATAATCGTTTTGATCAATTTCAATTATTGACTTGTCCTCTTTCATTGGCTCCACCTCAGTTTGTTTACAAGAGATAGTAATCAATAAACTTATAAGCGCTATATTTTTAATATGTTGTAAATTAGTGTTCATATTAACTATGTCTTTAGTTAAATATAACTAATATTTTAGTTTTAAGCAAATAGACATAAAAAAAGCGTGAGAATTTTCTCACGCTTTTTATATCTTTTGTTTGTAGTCTTATTGCAACTTAAACATTATAGGGAAAGTCATTTTCTGAATCACCGGGCGACCTCTTTGCTTACCAGGCTTCCATCTTGGTGATTCTTTTAGTACCCTTACAGCTTCTTCATCACAGCCTCCGCCGATACCCTTTACAACTTTGATATCTGAAAGCTGACCAGTTTTACTAACTATAAACTGTACATAAACTCTACCTTCGATTCCCATTCTACGAGCTTGAGAAGGATAGTTCAAATTCTTTTTCAAGAATTGGTACCATGCATCCATTCCTCCTGGGAAACTTGCAGACTCCTCAACAATCGTAAATACCTGCTCAACCTCTTCTTCAACAGGCTCAGCTTCGAACTGTACTTCTTCAATTACAGTTTCCTCGTCGATCTCTACGTCAAGGTCTACTTCAATATCTTCTTCTATTTCTTCTTCATCTGGAACCTCAATAATCTCTGGTTGCTGAATTTTTGGTGGTGGTGGAGGAGGCTGTTCCGTGATCGGAATATCAATAGTCTCTTCAACCGATTCGTTCATTGCACCAAAGTTCTGAATGTCTTCATCATCTTTGAAGCCATATTCGAACGCGAATAAAACCAAAGCAAGAGTTACCACATATCCTATACTAAGGAATAGAGGTGATTTTCTTTCAAGATCTGCTTTTGGACTCTTTTTAACTTCCATAATATCTTTAACTTCAAATGAATCTCAAATATACCTATTTTATAGTACGTTTCAAATATACTAAAAGTTTAGTTTAAGACAAATTTATCCCCGCCTTGTATACAAGGAAAAAAATAAAATACCCTGTAAGGCAACCTATACTATTGGCAATCAGGTCGATAACCTCCAGGCTTCTATTTGGTATAAGGGCTTGAATGAATTCAAGCAGGAATCCAAAGATTACTGCAAAAACTACAGCAAACTTTTCAGGCCTTTCTTTAATTTCCTTGAATTTGTATTGCTTTGTGAACCCAATGCATAGTAGAAAAACCAAAATTGCGAAAAAGCCCACATGAGCAAAGGTGAATATATCCGCCTTGCCCCAAATATTTAATTCAACCATTTCTCCACCAGGAGTAAGGGTTAGCACTGCAATTATCAGTGCCCAGACAATACCGAATAAATTATATCTAAAAAACAAAACTTAATTATCCTACAAGATCTTCGTATTCTGCAGCATCGATCAATTCATCGAGTTGAGATTCATCTTCAACTTTGATTTTGATCATCCAGCCGTCACCATAGGGATCCTCATTTACTTTTTCGGGAGAACTTTCAAGTTCATCATTAAATTCAATGATATTTCCGGATACAGGCATGAAAAGATCTGAAACAGTTTTTACAGCTTCTACAGTACCAAAGGTTTCACCTTGTTCTATATCTTCACCTTCTGTTTCAACTTCTACATAAACAATGTCACCTAGTTCTTTTTGAGCGAAATCTGTAATTCCAACAGTTACAACATCGCCATCAATTTTTACCCACTCGTGATCTTTTGTGTATTTGAGGTCTTTAGGGATATTCATCAGTTTTCTTTTTTTAATTGTTTATCGTTGGCCAAAAATAAATCAAATTTTGAAGTCTGAAAATGTTTTGACGTAATATCCTGATTATTGTGCGAGGCTAAATTGTACCTGGAAGCCAAAAGCCGTAGTAGATCTTGGAAAAGTGTTGGTTATTCTTGGTCTGTTTACACTTCTCTCAAAATAAAACTGGACATTCCATTTAGGATCGATCATATATCTGATTGTTGGCTTTACCTGAAAGTTATAATTTCCATTTGTAGCCTGTGGGTCTTCTCCAATTGTCCTTTGAACAGTATAAGAATCACTGATTGTCAGGCCTAACCTGAATTGGAGTTCATTTTTTAGTGATAGATTCTGGCCTTGAACTTTAATAGGTAATTTCATTCCTGTTTTGGTATACCCCACATCAATAACCAGGTCATTTCTTCTTAATTCAGTCACTTGGCTATTGTTAATATTTAATCCAAGATTTCTTTCTTTTTATATTCAACCCTAATTGAAGCACGATTTTTAGTTCTCAGATTAATACCAATTAATGGATTGAAACTTTCTTTAATGATTACCTGACTGATTGTGTAAAGTGGTACGAGAATACCGTTGGGATCAGTTGGATCAATAGGATTTCCATTTTGATCGAAAGGAGCTGCCAGACCATAATTACCAAATCTGTTAACTAGTTCCAGGTTTTCTTTATACAATAGTGAACTCGAATAATTATTGATATTTATTGAAGAGCTATAACCATGCGTTATACTTATAGATCTGAATGATTTCTTAAATAATTTCAACTTCGATAATCCATTATAAGATACAGTCCATGATGGAATCGGGAATTTTGGTAATCTACCCAGTCGGGTATCTCTGGCATTTTCTCCGGAATATGCGGCCAGGAATGCCGGTATTAAGACGTCCTGAGCATTAGTATCATATGAAATGGTACTTTCATTATTAAAATTCAATCGATCCTGAATAATTTCCCGATTAGCAACGAACTCTTCATATGCCGGAGAATAGTAATCATCAGTTGACTTTTCAAAAGATGTAGCAATAGAAAGCCAGGAGATCTCATATGAGCCTGTTCTAACCGGGGTTAAAGACCGGAATCCTGAATTTTCTGATTGATCGTTGTTCGGGTTATACCTGAAAATTTCTTCGAAATTATCCTGGGTTCTTTTTCTTGCATCTAATGTTATCTGAAGATCATTTGCCGGTTCAATTGTTATTCTGAAATTCAAATCTTCAGTTCGCATTTGCCTGAATGGTGTTGTCAGGGTAGTGTCCTGAGTAAGCCATCCATTATTTGCAGCTCTGTACCGGATAGTTGGATCCTGACTACCAAAAACGAAACCCCATCCTGGTGATTCAAAATCAACATCCATTCCAAGAATCTGAGGAGTTCGAATATATCCTGCAAGTTGGGTTTGCTGACTTACGTTATATGAGAAATTAGCTGATCTTATCATCATCAGGAATCTCAAAATCGAGTTCCCTGCATTTCCTCCGGATTTTTCATCTTCTTCTTCCTGATCCCTGTTTCTTGATCTTGATCTCGATCTCGATCGTGAGGAAGGAGTATTAATTTTTTGTAAAGCTTTACTTTTATTGTAGAGTTTTACAAAGTCTAATCTTCCTGAAACATTTTGATCATTTCTGTTATTCAGGGTATTTCCGTATTGATCGATCTGATCTCTCGCAGCAGCAAGGAAATTATATCCTGTGGTGTATCTCAGATCAGCACTTACCCAGTCAACCAGTGGTATTTTGTCTAGTGGAACTGTATAATTTAAAGTGGCAGTCTGTTCATATCGTTTCATCCTGCCAAAGTTTTTAATATTATCCCAGATCACCTGTTTTTGGGCATCGGTAGTTATCTCACCTTCCGGTTCATCAATAATTGCATTAGCAGTCGATCTGAAATCCAGGGATAAGTTATTAGACAGGTC encodes the following:
- a CDS encoding energy transducer TonB, translated to MNTNLQHIKNIALISLLITISCKQTEVEPMKEDKSIIEIDQNDYNSCIFKCPLEESATFPGGIEHIATFIKENINLSILNRKYFEGRVFVRFTISETGQISNIKVVKGIEDIVDQEAIRIVKLFPDFEPGKLQGIPVKQQIIIPVYFNI
- a CDS encoding energy transducer TonB codes for the protein MEPKKSEKANLEKKSPMFLSLGFIIAMGAVLVAFEYKTEPDKDINKYVFDKGEIEDPLIIPPTDINPPPPPPEPKPVVFVETDEPIEDPDLDDFTIEIDETTIIDIPVSTEKPKDEKINNEVHDIVEESAHFPGGQEAWMKYLRNNLKYPSKARRMGIEGRVYVQFIVDKTGKLTNIKVVKPIGGGLDEEALRVIKNAPKWNPGKQRGREVRQRMTIPVFFKLQ
- a CDS encoding YicC/YloC family endoribonuclease; protein product: MIKSMTGYGMARHEDEHCLVMVEVKSLNSKYLDTQIKLPKEFTSKEIEVKSLISKILQRGKVSVSIDFQVKDDSLARIKYNKLLFQHYYKELTELKNAVGHQSDADLFRLAVQSPDVMEDFLDEEEIAEFWPVLEDTISEALNKTDGYRQKEGETLSRQIHEEVENIDKFLEKVKDRDPERVEVIRERIEKNIKEYIEKDKVDENRFEQELIYYIEKLDINEEKVRLKAHLDYFIEVLDYTNSSGKKLNFIGQEIGREINTIGSKANDAVIQKYVVNMKESLEQIKEQILNIL
- the gcvH gene encoding glycine cleavage system protein GcvH, which translates into the protein MNIPKDLKYTKDHEWVKIDGDVVTVGITDFAQKELGDIVYVEVETEGEDIEQGETFGTVEAVKTVSDLFMPVSGNIIEFNDELESSPEKVNEDPYGDGWMIKIKVEDESQLDELIDAAEYEDLVG
- a CDS encoding VanZ family protein — its product is MFFRYNLFGIVWALIIAVLTLTPGGEMVELNIWGKADIFTFAHVGFFAILVFLLCIGFTKQYKFKEIKERPEKFAVVFAVIFGFLLEFIQALIPNRSLEVIDLIANSIGCLTGYFIFFLVYKAGINLS
- a CDS encoding energy transducer TonB, whose product is MEVKKSPKADLERKSPLFLSIGYVVTLALVLFAFEYGFKDDEDIQNFGAMNESVEETIDIPITEQPPPPPPKIQQPEIIEVPDEEEIEEDIEVDLDVEIDEETVIEEVQFEAEPVEEEVEQVFTIVEESASFPGGMDAWYQFLKKNLNYPSQARRMGIEGRVYVQFIVSKTGQLSDIKVVKGIGGGCDEEAVRVLKESPRWKPGKQRGRPVIQKMTFPIMFKLQ